One part of the Mariniflexile litorale genome encodes these proteins:
- the proB gene encoding glutamate 5-kinase → MQKKKRILLKVGSNTLTKETDNISRGKIEDLANQIAKLQDTYEFIIVSSGAIAAAKQFVKLESKGKEITVKQALASIGQPHLIRIYQEIFRESGLLTSQCLLSYSDFEREQSRTNIVNTINVLVSNNYIPIINENDTVATDEIKFGDNDKLGALTASLLKADLFIIATNTHGIYTKESMENGTPKTIELVEDFEVLAKQVVNSKSSHGSGGMESKIEAASVAKKANIETWIVNGLEDDFIINAINNKVSFTKIK, encoded by the coding sequence ATGCAGAAAAAGAAGCGCATCCTACTAAAAGTTGGTTCTAATACCCTAACTAAGGAAACCGATAATATTTCTAGAGGTAAAATTGAAGATTTAGCAAATCAAATAGCAAAGCTTCAAGATACTTACGAGTTTATTATAGTAAGTTCGGGGGCTATTGCAGCGGCAAAACAGTTTGTAAAACTAGAAAGCAAGGGCAAAGAAATTACTGTTAAACAAGCTTTGGCATCTATTGGTCAGCCACACTTAATTCGTATTTATCAGGAAATTTTTAGAGAAAGCGGGTTGTTAACCTCACAGTGTTTATTGTCTTATTCGGATTTTGAAAGAGAACAAAGTAGAACAAATATTGTTAATACGATTAATGTATTGGTGAGTAATAATTACATCCCCATTATTAATGAAAATGATACCGTTGCTACCGATGAAATTAAATTTGGTGATAACGATAAGTTAGGGGCATTAACTGCATCACTTTTAAAGGCTGATTTATTCATTATTGCAACCAATACCCATGGTATTTACACCAAAGAATCGATGGAAAACGGAACACCAAAAACGATTGAGTTGGTGGAAGATTTTGAAGTATTAGCAAAACAAGTAGTTAACTCAAAATCATCTCATGGAAGTGGAGGGATGGAGTCAAAAATTGAAGCTGCTTCTGTTGCAAAAAAAGCAAACATAGAAACTTGGATTGTAAACGGACTTGAAGATGATTTCATCATAAATGCTATAAATAACAAAGTGTCGTTTACCAAAATAAAATAA
- a CDS encoding glutamate-5-semialdehyde dehydrogenase, with protein sequence MQLKKNKKMNTLLSIETRNAVLLTMAELLEQERAAIIKINKTDLDAYNGDDISMYDRLKVDDSKVDEMIASVTHLASQADPVGIERFSFKHDNGMQVYNKTASFGSVLIIYESRPDVTVEAAGIAFKSGNKILLKGGKESLKSNLKIVELWHQALKSNGASTEWVEYLQFNRTETQAFLEKPTQKLDLIVPRGGERLIAFVKEHANCPVIISGRGNNFLYVHNEADLDIALKVIINAKTAKISGCNALDKVLIDKNLPNKEAFIKTLISKLKEFNVQILGDSYISKFDNVEAIQSDDIWYKEFLDYKIAIAEIESNEATIAMINKYSGGHSSSIITTNNAVAETFMENVDTAAVYHNASTRFTDGSQLGLGGELAISTDKLHQRGPIGLQHLVTNKWFIHGNGQIR encoded by the coding sequence TTGCAACTCAAAAAAAACAAAAAAATGAATACTTTATTATCAATAGAAACAAGAAACGCTGTATTACTTACAATGGCAGAACTTTTGGAACAAGAAAGAGCGGCCATTATTAAGATTAATAAAACAGATTTAGATGCATACAATGGGGATGATATTTCTATGTACGATCGTTTAAAAGTAGACGATTCTAAAGTAGATGAAATGATTGCATCCGTAACGCATTTAGCTTCGCAAGCAGATCCTGTAGGTATTGAACGCTTTAGTTTTAAACACGATAACGGTATGCAGGTTTATAATAAAACGGCTTCGTTTGGAAGCGTCTTGATTATTTATGAATCACGTCCAGATGTTACGGTAGAAGCTGCGGGAATTGCTTTTAAATCGGGAAATAAAATTTTATTAAAAGGCGGAAAAGAATCTTTAAAATCAAATTTAAAAATAGTTGAATTATGGCATCAAGCTTTAAAAAGTAACGGTGCTTCAACAGAATGGGTAGAATATTTACAATTCAACCGAACTGAAACACAAGCTTTTTTAGAAAAGCCAACACAAAAACTCGATTTAATCGTGCCTCGAGGTGGCGAACGTTTAATTGCTTTTGTGAAAGAACACGCTAATTGCCCGGTGATTATTAGTGGTCGGGGTAATAATTTCTTGTACGTTCATAATGAGGCCGATTTGGATATCGCTTTAAAGGTTATTATTAATGCTAAAACTGCTAAAATTTCTGGCTGTAATGCTTTAGATAAAGTGTTGATTGATAAAAATCTCCCTAATAAAGAAGCTTTTATCAAAACATTGATTTCAAAACTTAAGGAATTTAACGTACAGATTTTAGGCGATTCTTATATTTCAAAATTTGATAATGTGGAAGCCATCCAGTCGGATGACATTTGGTATAAAGAATTTTTAGACTATAAAATCGCTATCGCGGAAATAGAATCTAATGAAGCTACTATTGCGATGATAAACAAATATTCTGGAGGTCATTCATCATCTATTATTACAACAAATAATGCGGTTGCTGAAACCTTTATGGAAAATGTAGATACCGCGGCTGTATATCACAACGCTTCTACGCGTTTTACTGATGGAAGCCAATTAGGGTTAGGGGGCGAATTAGCCATTAGTACTGATAAATTACACCAAAGAGGTCCAATTGGTTTGCAACATTTAGTGACTAATAAATGGTTTATTCATGGCAATGGACAAATAAGATAA